Proteins encoded by one window of Aphis gossypii isolate Hap1 chromosome X, ASM2018417v2, whole genome shotgun sequence:
- the LOC114123652 gene encoding tudor domain-containing protein 5-like isoform X1, whose amino-acid sequence MFKTDLNDLESKNVTVINQKNEENTLISSAVLITKPLHNKSEDQSCTNSTENLKEHKVLRKQKHTIRKNFSKASIFNNVAVTNPFSLNKNDGQKCNDPIIDEPCQAHSEKHIDPYNSYGSNIISDTMKIKLRRLLSKHKDGILCNNFLNVYSNEYNSHLNFFEYGFSSMKDMACKLPSVFHVKLTEDGNQSILFKACVRTELENKLNGLYDPSLFYTNIPKTILENLSQFFHKNRTGVRLDKMMILYRSKYGRSYEPLNYGYSSEKHMFECLSKMVKIKNDVLYTVDPFAYTKLSKTIKLIDTSEKNALTLPDNDFLLDYTSHDICNGRFKYYKLKLNDLELIDVIVAEIYNPSSFYIQLAREVDILNSFMDDLQEFYNENEEKYKVLPKLILPELACTSYTKGTNLWHRAKVLKIVDEENVQLFFVDYGSIAIIPKLNIRLLQLKFSSYPAQAVYCGLYKCTEYNYSREISESFADMVEHQVLQAQVHQSIPEDDSKTLLTLFLNTKYDHININKRISKVASVQQSPKQK is encoded by the exons ATGTTCAAAACag attTGAATGACTTGgaatcaaaaaatgttactgttataaatcaaaaaaatgaagaaaatacATTGATATCATCAGCagtattaattactaaacCTTTACATAACAAG TCTGAAGATCAGTCCTGTACAAATAGTACTGAAAATCTAAAAGAACATAAGGTATTACGCAAACAAAAACATACTATAAGGAAAAACTTTAGTAAAGCAT cTATATTTAACAATGTCGCTGTCACCAATCCATTTTccttaaacaaaaatgatgGACAGAAATGTAACGATCCAATTATTGATGAGCCATGCCAAGCACA TTCTGAAAAGCATATAGATCCATATAATTCATATGgctctaatataatatcagatacaatgaaaataaaattacgtcGCCTGTTAAGCAAACACAAGGAtggaatattatgtaataactttttgaatgtttatagt aatgagTATAACAGccacttgaatttttttgagtaTGGATTTAGTAGCATGAAAGATATGGCATGCAAGTTACCATCTGTATTTCATGTAAAATTAACTGAAGATGGTAATCAATCTATTCTATTTAAAGCTTGTGTAAGAACTGAActagaaaataaactaaatggtTTGTATG atccATCACTGTTTTATACCAATATACCAAAGACCATATTAGAAAATCTTTCACAGTTTTTTCATAAGAATAGAACTGGTGTTAGACTGGAcaaaatgatgatattatatcgc tcaaaaTATGGCCGATCTTATGAACCTTTAAATTATGGCTACTCTTCTGAAAAACATATGTTTGAATGTTTAAgcaaaatggtaaaaataaaaaatgatgtgCTGTATACAGTAGATCCTTTTGCctatacaaaattatcaaaaacaataaagctGATTGACACTTCTGAAAAAAATGCTCTTACCTTACCG GATAATGATTTTCTATTGGATTACACGAGTCACGATATTTGTAATGGaagatttaagtattataaacttaagttGAATGATTTGGAATTAATTGATGTCATTGTTGCTGAAATTTACAACCCAagttcattttatattcaattagcAAGAGAAGTCGATATTCTGAATAGTTTTATGGACGACTTGCA agagttttataatgaaaacgaagaaaaatacaaagttttaccaaaattaattcttCCAGAATTGGCATGTACTTCATACACTAAAGGTACCAACCTATGGCACAGGgctaaagttttaaaaatagttgatgAAGAAAATGTACAA ttgttttttgTTGACTATGGATCAATCGCAATTATACCAAAACTAAATATCAgacttttacaattaaaatttagctCTTATCCTGCTCAGGCAGTATACTGTGGCTTGTACAAATGTACTGAGTACAATTATTCACGAGAAATAAGTGAATCTTTTGCTGATATGGTTGAGCACCAAGTGCTTCAAGCGCAAGTTCATCAATCAATTCctgaa gacgattctaaaacattattgacattatttttaaacacaaaatatgatcatataaatatcaataaaagaat TTCCAAAGTTGCAAGTGTTCAACAATCGCCaaaacagaaataa
- the LOC114123652 gene encoding tudor domain-containing protein 5-like isoform X2 produces MFKTDLNDLESKNVTVINQKNEENTLISSAVLITKPLHNKSEDQSCTNSTENLKEHKVLRKQKHTIRKNFSKASIFNNVAVTNPFSLNKNDGQKCNDPIIDEPCQAHSEKHIDPYNSYGSNIISDTMKIKLRRLLSKHKDGILCNNFLNVYSNEYNSHLNFFEYGFSSMKDMACKLPSVFHVKLTEDGNQSILFKACVRTELENKLNDPSLFYTNIPKTILENLSQFFHKNRTGVRLDKMMILYRSKYGRSYEPLNYGYSSEKHMFECLSKMVKIKNDVLYTVDPFAYTKLSKTIKLIDTSEKNALTLPDNDFLLDYTSHDICNGRFKYYKLKLNDLELIDVIVAEIYNPSSFYIQLAREVDILNSFMDDLQEFYNENEEKYKVLPKLILPELACTSYTKGTNLWHRAKVLKIVDEENVQLFFVDYGSIAIIPKLNIRLLQLKFSSYPAQAVYCGLYKCTEYNYSREISESFADMVEHQVLQAQVHQSIPEDDSKTLLTLFLNTKYDHININKRISKVASVQQSPKQK; encoded by the exons ATGTTCAAAACag attTGAATGACTTGgaatcaaaaaatgttactgttataaatcaaaaaaatgaagaaaatacATTGATATCATCAGCagtattaattactaaacCTTTACATAACAAG TCTGAAGATCAGTCCTGTACAAATAGTACTGAAAATCTAAAAGAACATAAGGTATTACGCAAACAAAAACATACTATAAGGAAAAACTTTAGTAAAGCAT cTATATTTAACAATGTCGCTGTCACCAATCCATTTTccttaaacaaaaatgatgGACAGAAATGTAACGATCCAATTATTGATGAGCCATGCCAAGCACA TTCTGAAAAGCATATAGATCCATATAATTCATATGgctctaatataatatcagatacaatgaaaataaaattacgtcGCCTGTTAAGCAAACACAAGGAtggaatattatgtaataactttttgaatgtttatagt aatgagTATAACAGccacttgaatttttttgagtaTGGATTTAGTAGCATGAAAGATATGGCATGCAAGTTACCATCTGTATTTCATGTAAAATTAACTGAAGATGGTAATCAATCTATTCTATTTAAAGCTTGTGTAAGAACTGAActagaaaataaactaaatg atccATCACTGTTTTATACCAATATACCAAAGACCATATTAGAAAATCTTTCACAGTTTTTTCATAAGAATAGAACTGGTGTTAGACTGGAcaaaatgatgatattatatcgc tcaaaaTATGGCCGATCTTATGAACCTTTAAATTATGGCTACTCTTCTGAAAAACATATGTTTGAATGTTTAAgcaaaatggtaaaaataaaaaatgatgtgCTGTATACAGTAGATCCTTTTGCctatacaaaattatcaaaaacaataaagctGATTGACACTTCTGAAAAAAATGCTCTTACCTTACCG GATAATGATTTTCTATTGGATTACACGAGTCACGATATTTGTAATGGaagatttaagtattataaacttaagttGAATGATTTGGAATTAATTGATGTCATTGTTGCTGAAATTTACAACCCAagttcattttatattcaattagcAAGAGAAGTCGATATTCTGAATAGTTTTATGGACGACTTGCA agagttttataatgaaaacgaagaaaaatacaaagttttaccaaaattaattcttCCAGAATTGGCATGTACTTCATACACTAAAGGTACCAACCTATGGCACAGGgctaaagttttaaaaatagttgatgAAGAAAATGTACAA ttgttttttgTTGACTATGGATCAATCGCAATTATACCAAAACTAAATATCAgacttttacaattaaaatttagctCTTATCCTGCTCAGGCAGTATACTGTGGCTTGTACAAATGTACTGAGTACAATTATTCACGAGAAATAAGTGAATCTTTTGCTGATATGGTTGAGCACCAAGTGCTTCAAGCGCAAGTTCATCAATCAATTCctgaa gacgattctaaaacattattgacattatttttaaacacaaaatatgatcatataaatatcaataaaagaat TTCCAAAGTTGCAAGTGTTCAACAATCGCCaaaacagaaataa